One Thioclava electrotropha DNA segment encodes these proteins:
- a CDS encoding Trm112 family protein, whose protein sequence is MSDETESAPAPETAREKPLFDRHMLEALVCPLTHAVLKYDAEKQELVSQPAKLAFPIRGGIPILLADEARRIDE, encoded by the coding sequence ATGAGCGACGAGACTGAGAGCGCACCGGCGCCCGAGACGGCCCGCGAGAAGCCGCTGTTCGACCGGCACATGCTGGAGGCGCTCGTCTGCCCGCTGACCCATGCGGTGCTGAAATACGATGCCGAGAAGCAGGAGCTGGTTTCGCAGCCCGCGAAGCTAGCCTTCCCGATCCGGGGCGGGATTCCGATCCTGCTGGCAGACGAGGCCCGCCGGATCGACGAGTAA
- a CDS encoding ATP-binding protein, whose amino-acid sequence MRKRVRPKSPPSTARPSPHPQQAEVRVFNLSFAATPIAVRDALRAAVARFIRLMTEEEAGTLELILAEILNNIVEHGYGDSGKGTISLSIARDGKGLTCSVSDDGVALPPACLDLEDRDPERPDPSSLPEGGFGWFLIRDLATDLGYHREEGRNLLAFRMPLDPIEMRQAG is encoded by the coding sequence ATGCGTAAGCGTGTCAGACCGAAATCGCCGCCCAGCACCGCGCGCCCAAGCCCGCACCCGCAGCAGGCGGAAGTGCGGGTCTTCAACCTCAGCTTCGCGGCGACGCCGATCGCGGTGCGCGACGCGCTGCGGGCAGCCGTGGCGCGTTTCATCCGTCTGATGACCGAGGAAGAGGCCGGGACGCTCGAATTGATTCTCGCGGAGATCCTCAACAACATCGTCGAGCATGGCTACGGCGATAGCGGCAAAGGGACGATCTCGCTCTCCATCGCGCGCGACGGTAAGGGGCTCACCTGCTCGGTCAGCGACGACGGGGTCGCACTGCCTCCGGCCTGCCTCGATCTGGAAGACCGCGACCCGGAGCGGCCCGACCCAAGCAGCCTGCCCGAAGGTGGTTTCGGCTGGTTCCTGATCCGCGATCTGGCGACCGATCTGGGCTATCACCGCGAGGAGGGGCGCAATCTGCTCGCCTTCCGCATGCCGCTAGACCCGATCGAGATGCGACAGGCGGGATAG
- a CDS encoding DNA translocase FtsK, producing the protein MASYQVRQRDPLFDQDTQAVLERRGKELVGGLLVVFGLLAAMMLFSYHPEDPSWMASSDEPVQNWLGRIGAGIASPLFVIVGHGAWLLPAALVAWGLRMITHRGEERLVSRMIFFPIAVAVAAVYAALLVPGDQWGQAFGLGGHFGDMIAGAMLGIVPISGVVGLKLLSLVLAAAMLAMATFVLGFTKPELQAITRFMWLGTVAIYVGAMNILGRGASASVMGARSAAERARQRRAEAAERAAELAAWEEQQAYAAHDWAPEVEAAPAARPSFLSRIRRPVEPDYDPYDASPELFETEPYWDDQPQPAAPTEDRIRARISQAVQNRKSAPIVTDYAPEPEAPLHHDMPETFADPEPEQPRPSASVLAAVAKRLARAPRQPQVVHQEPPLRAEPQLRAEPPLKAKPRFMPGFGAPAAAAEHAPEMAYAGADEPQMTAAEQVAQDYDYTGDDSRDWTHPDYEGFEADPRDMRTEHFYAGEPHSFDETGAAQWIEEDVVPEIPASARGLDRQVIKQPEPKRVVQPAAKPAAPSRRAIEEAQPKMAFEKPKTAPFEMPPLSLLTNPTTIQRHQLSDEALEENARMLETVLDDYGVKGEIVSVRPGPVVTMYELEPAPGLKASRVIGLADDIARSMSALSARVSTVPGRSVIGIELPNDHREKVVLREILSARDFDDKNIKLPLALGKTIGGEPIVTNLAKMPHLLIAGTTGSGKSVAINTMILSLLYRLTPEECRLIMIDPKMLELSVYDGIPHLLSPVVTDPKKAVVALKWVVSEMEERYRKMSKMGVRNIEGYNGRVKESLDKGEMFKRTVQTGFDEETGEPIFETDEFQPEPFPYIVVIVDEMADLMMVAGKEIEACIQRLAQMARASGIHLIMATQRPSVDVITGTIKANFPTRISFQVTSKIDSRTILGEQGAEQLLGMGDMLYMAGGGKITRCHGPFVSDEEVEEIVNHLKSFGPPEYMSGVVEGPDDDTASDIDAVLGLNTGGNTGGEDALYDQAVGIVIKDRKCSTSYIQRKLGIGYNKAARLVEQMEDQGIVSSANHVGKREILVPEQQ; encoded by the coding sequence ATGGCATCTTATCAGGTTCGACAGCGCGATCCGCTTTTCGATCAGGACACGCAAGCCGTTCTGGAACGGCGTGGCAAAGAGTTGGTAGGGGGGCTGCTGGTCGTCTTCGGCCTGCTCGCCGCGATGATGCTTTTCTCCTATCACCCCGAAGATCCAAGCTGGATGGCGTCCTCGGATGAGCCGGTGCAGAACTGGCTGGGCCGGATCGGCGCCGGGATCGCCTCGCCCCTGTTCGTGATCGTCGGGCACGGCGCGTGGCTGCTGCCCGCGGCGCTGGTGGCCTGGGGACTGCGCATGATCACCCATCGCGGCGAAGAGCGTCTCGTGTCACGGATGATCTTCTTCCCGATCGCAGTGGCCGTCGCCGCCGTTTACGCGGCCCTTCTGGTGCCGGGCGATCAATGGGGGCAGGCCTTTGGCCTCGGTGGGCATTTCGGCGACATGATCGCGGGCGCGATGCTCGGGATCGTCCCGATCTCGGGCGTGGTCGGACTGAAGCTTCTGTCGCTGGTCCTCGCGGCGGCGATGCTGGCCATGGCGACCTTCGTTCTCGGCTTCACCAAGCCTGAGCTGCAAGCGATCACGCGCTTCATGTGGCTGGGCACGGTCGCGATCTATGTCGGCGCGATGAACATTCTGGGCCGTGGGGCATCGGCTTCGGTCATGGGGGCTCGTTCGGCGGCAGAGCGTGCGCGTCAGCGCCGCGCGGAAGCGGCCGAACGCGCCGCAGAGCTGGCGGCTTGGGAAGAGCAACAGGCCTATGCCGCGCATGACTGGGCGCCCGAGGTCGAAGCGGCCCCGGCGGCACGTCCGTCCTTCCTGTCGCGGATCCGTCGCCCGGTGGAGCCGGATTACGATCCCTACGACGCCTCGCCCGAACTGTTCGAGACTGAGCCCTATTGGGACGACCAGCCGCAGCCTGCGGCGCCGACCGAGGATCGCATTCGCGCCCGGATCAGCCAGGCGGTGCAGAACCGCAAGTCGGCGCCGATCGTGACCGATTACGCGCCCGAGCCTGAGGCCCCGCTGCATCACGATATGCCCGAGACCTTCGCCGACCCCGAGCCGGAGCAGCCGCGTCCTTCGGCCTCGGTTCTGGCCGCCGTCGCCAAGCGCCTTGCGCGCGCACCGCGCCAGCCGCAGGTCGTGCATCAGGAGCCGCCGCTGCGGGCCGAACCGCAACTGCGCGCCGAGCCGCCGCTCAAGGCCAAGCCGCGCTTCATGCCGGGCTTTGGCGCACCTGCCGCTGCCGCCGAGCATGCGCCCGAAATGGCCTATGCCGGTGCCGACGAGCCGCAAATGACGGCGGCTGAGCAGGTCGCGCAGGACTATGACTATACGGGCGACGACAGCCGCGACTGGACCCACCCGGATTACGAAGGCTTCGAGGCCGATCCCCGCGACATGCGCACCGAGCATTTCTACGCAGGCGAGCCGCACTCCTTCGACGAGACGGGCGCTGCGCAATGGATCGAGGAAGACGTGGTGCCGGAGATTCCGGCCTCTGCGCGAGGTCTCGACCGTCAGGTCATCAAGCAGCCCGAGCCGAAGCGCGTCGTGCAGCCTGCGGCGAAACCCGCAGCCCCCTCGCGTCGCGCGATCGAAGAGGCGCAGCCGAAGATGGCTTTCGAGAAGCCGAAAACCGCGCCTTTCGAGATGCCGCCGCTGTCGCTGCTGACCAACCCCACGACGATCCAGCGTCACCAGCTCTCGGATGAGGCGCTGGAAGAGAACGCGCGGATGCTCGAAACCGTGCTCGACGATTACGGCGTGAAGGGCGAGATCGTCTCGGTCCGCCCCGGCCCCGTCGTCACCATGTATGAGCTTGAGCCCGCGCCGGGTCTGAAAGCCAGCCGCGTGATCGGTCTGGCCGACGATATCGCCCGCTCGATGTCGGCGCTGTCGGCACGTGTCTCGACCGTGCCGGGCCGCTCGGTGATCGGTATCGAACTGCCGAACGATCACCGCGAAAAGGTCGTGCTGCGCGAGATCCTCTCGGCGCGCGATTTCGACGACAAGAACATCAAGCTGCCGCTGGCTCTGGGCAAGACGATCGGCGGCGAGCCGATCGTGACCAACCTCGCCAAGATGCCCCACCTGCTGATCGCGGGGACGACCGGCTCGGGTAAGTCGGTGGCGATCAACACGATGATCCTGTCGCTGCTCTACCGTCTGACGCCGGAAGAGTGCCGCCTGATCATGATCGACCCGAAGATGCTCGAACTCTCCGTCTATGACGGCATTCCGCATCTGCTGTCGCCGGTTGTGACCGACCCGAAGAAGGCGGTCGTCGCCCTGAAATGGGTCGTCTCGGAGATGGAAGAGCGCTATCGCAAAATGTCCAAGATGGGCGTGCGGAATATCGAGGGCTACAACGGGCGCGTGAAGGAAAGCCTCGACAAGGGCGAGATGTTCAAGCGCACCGTGCAGACCGGCTTCGACGAGGAAACCGGCGAGCCGATCTTCGAGACGGATGAATTCCAGCCCGAGCCTTTCCCCTATATCGTCGTCATCGTCGACGAGATGGCCGATCTGATGATGGTCGCGGGCAAGGAGATCGAGGCCTGCATCCAGCGTCTGGCGCAGATGGCGCGGGCTTCGGGCATCCACCTGATCATGGCCACGCAGCGTCCCTCGGTCGATGTCATCACCGGCACGATCAAGGCGAACTTCCCGACCCGGATCTCCTTCCAGGTGACGTCGAAGATCGACTCGCGCACCATTCTGGGTGAGCAGGGCGCCGAGCAGCTTCTGGGCATGGGCGACATGCTCTACATGGCAGGCGGCGGCAAGATCACCCGTTGCCACGGGCCGTTCGTCTCCGACGAGGAAGTCGAGGAAATCGTCAACCACCTCAAGAGCTTCGGTCCGCCGGAATACATGTCGGGCGTGGTCGAAGGCCCCGATGACGACACGGCGAGCGATATCGACGCGGTGCTCGGCCTCAACACCGGTGGCAATACCGGCGGTGAGGATGCGCTCTACGATCAGGCGGTGGGCATCGTGATAAAGGATCGCAAATGCTCGACCTCCTACATCCAGCGCAAGCTGGGCATCGGCTATAACAAGGCCGCGCGCCTCGTGGAGCAGATGGAAGATCAGGGCATCGTGTCCTCGGCCAACCATGTCGGCAAGCGCGAAATCCTCGTGCCCGAGCAGCAGTAA
- a CDS encoding LON peptidase substrate-binding domain-containing protein, whose amino-acid sequence MMKKGDLPEILPLFPLPGALLLPRARLPLHIFEPRYLQMIEDCMKTKSRLIGMIQPIKGPEGQNHLNAIGCAGRLTGFSETEDGRYMITLSGISRYRIVKQIEGFTPYIRAEVSWAGFERDLGAAEHDNGFDRDEFLDLLAKFFHAQGLDTDWETLKDADDELLINSLGMLLPLEPEDKQALLEAPCLATRRETLVTLIEYALHGGGEERLQ is encoded by the coding sequence ATGATGAAGAAAGGCGACTTGCCCGAAATCCTTCCGCTTTTTCCGCTGCCCGGTGCGCTGCTGCTGCCCCGGGCGCGGCTTCCGCTGCATATCTTCGAGCCGCGCTATCTGCAGATGATCGAAGATTGCATGAAGACCAAGTCTCGGCTGATCGGGATGATCCAGCCGATCAAGGGGCCGGAGGGGCAAAACCACCTCAACGCGATCGGCTGCGCGGGCCGTCTGACCGGGTTCTCTGAGACCGAGGACGGGCGCTACATGATCACCCTGTCGGGGATCTCGCGCTATCGCATCGTGAAACAGATCGAGGGCTTCACCCCCTATATTCGCGCCGAGGTCAGCTGGGCCGGGTTCGAGCGGGATCTTGGTGCGGCCGAGCATGACAACGGCTTCGACCGCGACGAGTTTCTCGACCTGCTGGCGAAGTTTTTCCATGCGCAGGGGCTGGATACCGATTGGGAAACCTTGAAAGATGCCGATGACGAGTTGCTGATCAACTCGCTCGGGATGCTGTTGCCGCTGGAGCCGGAGGATAAGCAGGCGCTGCTGGAGGCGCCCTGTCTGGCCACCCGGCGCGAGACCTTGGTGACCCTGATCGAATATGCGCTGCATGGCGGCGGAGAGGAGCGGTTGCAATGA
- a CDS encoding STAS domain-containing protein, with translation MNLTAEALEGALVVHLAEARLDAAIAIRFKERMRDVTVQPAARVLLDLSKVEFLDSSGLGAVVAVMKSLAPTRQLELCGLTPNVAKVFRLTRMDSVLPIHADIEAALGEGRKYA, from the coding sequence ATGAACCTCACTGCCGAAGCGCTGGAAGGCGCGCTTGTCGTCCATCTGGCCGAGGCGCGGCTGGATGCTGCCATCGCGATCCGGTTCAAGGAAAGAATGCGCGATGTGACCGTGCAACCGGCGGCGCGGGTGCTGCTGGACCTCTCGAAGGTGGAGTTTCTCGACAGTTCGGGCCTCGGCGCGGTGGTGGCGGTGATGAAATCGCTCGCGCCAACCCGACAGCTGGAGCTTTGCGGGCTGACGCCGAATGTCGCGAAGGTTTTTCGCCTGACCCGGATGGATTCGGTGCTGCCGATCCACGCCGACATCGAAGCCGCGCTGGGGGAGGGGCGGAAATATGCGTAA
- a CDS encoding aminotransferase class I/II-fold pyridoxal phosphate-dependent enzyme: MDFPERFSNLPEYAFPRLRALLDSHEPGGDVLAMSIGEPRHPMPEFVGDVIAQSLGEFGKYPANDGTPELLDAISDWLKRRYSVEIGPDRIMALNGTREGLYNAAMALSPEQKRGKTPVIAIPNPFYQVYAVAAAAVGAEPVFVPAGADTGFLPNYAALPAEVLDRITVAYLCSPSNPQGAVASREYLADLLHLAEKHDFSVFADECYSEIWREAPPPGAAQVAAEEGIDPERVVIFHSLSKRSNLPGLRSGFLAAGPQSIKHIRRLRAYAGAPLPQPLQRVAERAWADEAHVTENRRLYAEKYEIAGQIFDGVDGFQLPQGGFFLWLPIEDGEAAALKLWTETGIRVLPGAYLAREVNGENPGQKYIRVALVAPKAETQRGLMQLRDCLYG, encoded by the coding sequence ATGGACTTTCCCGAGCGGTTTTCGAACCTGCCCGAATACGCATTTCCGCGTTTGCGCGCGCTGCTCGATTCGCATGAACCGGGCGGCGACGTTTTGGCTATGTCCATCGGTGAGCCGCGCCATCCCATGCCCGAGTTCGTCGGCGATGTGATCGCGCAAAGCCTTGGAGAGTTTGGGAAATATCCCGCCAATGACGGCACGCCCGAATTGCTGGATGCGATCTCGGACTGGCTGAAGCGACGCTATTCGGTCGAGATCGGACCCGATCGGATCATGGCGCTCAACGGCACTCGCGAGGGGCTCTACAACGCCGCGATGGCGCTTTCGCCCGAACAAAAGCGCGGCAAAACGCCCGTGATCGCGATCCCGAACCCGTTCTATCAGGTCTATGCGGTGGCGGCTGCAGCCGTCGGCGCGGAGCCGGTTTTCGTGCCCGCAGGCGCCGATACGGGGTTTTTGCCTAATTATGCGGCACTTCCGGCGGAGGTGCTGGACCGCATCACCGTGGCCTATCTGTGCTCGCCCTCGAATCCGCAGGGCGCGGTCGCGAGCCGCGAATATCTGGCCGATCTGCTGCATCTGGCCGAGAAGCACGATTTCAGCGTCTTCGCCGACGAGTGCTATTCCGAGATCTGGCGTGAGGCCCCGCCGCCCGGTGCGGCACAGGTCGCCGCCGAGGAGGGCATCGACCCCGAGCGCGTAGTGATCTTCCACTCACTCTCGAAGCGGTCGAACCTGCCGGGTCTGCGCTCGGGCTTCCTCGCCGCCGGGCCGCAAAGCATCAAACATATCCGTCGCCTGCGCGCCTATGCCGGCGCGCCGCTGCCGCAGCCGCTGCAGCGCGTGGCCGAGCGGGCTTGGGCGGATGAGGCCCATGTCACGGAAAATCGTCGCCTCTACGCCGAGAAATACGAGATCGCGGGACAGATCTTCGACGGCGTCGATGGCTTCCAGCTGCCGCAGGGCGGCTTCTTCCTGTGGCTTCCCATCGAAGACGGGGAGGCGGCGGCGCTCAAGCTTTGGACAGAAACCGGCATTCGCGTGCTGCCGGGCGCCTATCTCGCGCGCGAGGTGAACGGGGAAAACCCCGGCCAGAAATATATCAGAGTGGCTCTGGTCGCTCCAAAAGCAGAAACGCAGCGCGGGCTGATGCAGCTCCGCGACTGCCTATACGGTTGA
- a CDS encoding transglycosylase SLT domain-containing protein, producing the protein MKKYLALGVVLAVAACGGGPSKPPRNLDDACAIIKERPQYFNAMRRTEARWGVPVAVQMATIHQESKFDGNAKTPQRFALGIIPLGRQSSAYGYSQALDGTWDEYREDTHRFGARRNRIADATDFMGWYMDGTQKKLGISKADARNQYLAYHEGRGGYSRGSHRSKSWLLAVANRVASRAQMYQIQLQSCRR; encoded by the coding sequence ATGAAGAAATACCTCGCCCTCGGCGTAGTGCTTGCGGTGGCCGCCTGCGGAGGCGGACCGTCCAAGCCCCCGCGTAATCTTGATGACGCCTGCGCGATCATCAAAGAACGCCCGCAATACTTCAACGCCATGCGCCGGACGGAGGCCCGCTGGGGCGTTCCGGTCGCCGTGCAGATGGCCACGATCCACCAGGAAAGCAAGTTCGACGGCAATGCGAAGACGCCGCAGCGCTTCGCGCTCGGGATCATCCCACTGGGCCGTCAAAGCTCCGCCTATGGCTACAGCCAAGCCCTAGACGGCACCTGGGATGAGTATCGCGAAGACACCCATCGCTTCGGTGCAAGGCGCAATCGCATCGCCGACGCCACCGATTTCATGGGTTGGTACATGGACGGCACGCAGAAGAAGCTCGGCATCTCCAAGGCCGACGCGCGCAACCAGTATCTGGCCTATCACGAAGGGCGCGGCGGCTACTCGCGCGGGTCACACCGGTCGAAATCCTGGCTTCTTGCCGTCGCCAACCGTGTCGCATCCCGCGCGCAGATGTATCAGATTCAACTGCAATCCTGCCGGCGCTGA
- a CDS encoding FAD-dependent monooxygenase, whose translation MKHDSDVIIAGGGLNGPALALALASAGLSVTLVDAAPARQRATDTFDGRAYALAIASQKLLHAIGVWDGLADQAQPMMEVKAADGHAGEGAAPFFLHFDARELDQAPVGYMLEDRYLYRAFLDAMEASDKITLLHETQVTGQQVVPGGVEVSLSTGKTLTAKLLIGADGRRSGVAERAGITREGWGYGQTALVAAVEHEKPHNGIAQQFFMPTGPLAILPLKGNRSSIVWSETEENAKTISALDDEDFLAVLRPRFGDFLGEIKLAGPRFSYPLNLTLAKAYVAPRVALVGDAAHGVHPIAGQGLNLGLRDVAALAEIVVEAMRRGEDIGAEDVLDRYQGWRRFDSTSLALGMDTVNKLFSNDNPLLKAGRDLGMGLVQAIPGLRRGFMQQAAGLSGPLPRLLQGRAL comes from the coding sequence ATGAAACACGATTCAGACGTCATCATCGCGGGCGGCGGGCTCAACGGCCCCGCCTTGGCGCTTGCACTGGCCTCCGCCGGCCTGTCCGTGACCCTTGTCGACGCCGCTCCGGCACGCCAGCGCGCGACCGACACGTTCGACGGCCGCGCCTATGCGCTGGCCATCGCGTCGCAGAAATTGCTGCACGCCATTGGCGTCTGGGACGGGCTGGCCGATCAGGCGCAGCCGATGATGGAAGTGAAAGCCGCCGATGGTCACGCAGGCGAAGGGGCGGCCCCTTTCTTCCTGCATTTCGACGCGCGCGAGCTGGATCAGGCGCCGGTCGGCTACATGCTGGAGGATCGCTACCTCTATCGTGCCTTCCTCGATGCGATGGAGGCGAGCGACAAGATCACGCTGCTGCACGAGACGCAGGTAACAGGGCAGCAGGTCGTGCCGGGCGGGGTCGAAGTGAGCCTGTCCACCGGCAAGACCCTGACCGCGAAGCTGCTGATCGGGGCCGATGGTCGCCGGTCGGGCGTGGCCGAACGCGCCGGGATCACCCGCGAGGGCTGGGGCTACGGTCAGACCGCGCTGGTCGCTGCGGTCGAGCACGAGAAACCCCATAACGGCATCGCGCAGCAGTTCTTCATGCCGACCGGGCCGCTCGCCATCCTGCCGCTGAAGGGCAACCGGTCGTCGATCGTCTGGAGCGAGACCGAGGAAAACGCGAAGACCATTTCGGCACTGGATGACGAGGATTTCCTCGCCGTGCTGCGCCCGCGCTTCGGCGATTTCCTGGGCGAGATCAAACTGGCCGGTCCGCGCTTTTCCTACCCGCTGAACCTGACGCTTGCGAAAGCCTATGTCGCGCCGCGCGTGGCGCTGGTGGGCGATGCGGCGCATGGCGTGCACCCGATCGCGGGCCAAGGCCTGAACCTCGGGCTGCGCGATGTGGCGGCGCTGGCGGAGATCGTCGTGGAAGCGATGCGCCGCGGCGAAGATATCGGCGCCGAGGACGTGCTGGATCGCTATCAGGGCTGGCGGCGCTTCGACTCGACCTCGCTCGCGCTCGGCATGGATACCGTGAACAAGCTGTTCTCGAACGACAATCCGCTGTTGAAAGCGGGGCGCGATCTGGGGATGGGTCTGGTGCAGGCGATCCCGGGGCTGCGCCGCGGGTTCATGCAGCAAGCGGCGGGCCTGTCGGGCCCCCTGCCCCGCCTGTTGCAGGGCCGCGCTCTGTAA
- the hspQ gene encoding heat shock protein HspQ — protein sequence MHTTHAKYHIGQVVRHRNHPFRGVVFDVDAIFSNSQEWYDAIPEESRPSKDQPYYHLLAENDESYYVAYVSEQNLVADFSGEPVSHPDLEDLFGEFGNGSYRLQFQLN from the coding sequence ATGCATACCACGCACGCGAAATATCACATCGGCCAAGTGGTGCGGCATCGCAACCACCCGTTCCGCGGGGTGGTGTTCGATGTCGATGCGATCTTCTCCAACTCGCAGGAGTGGTATGACGCGATTCCCGAGGAGTCGCGCCCGTCCAAGGATCAGCCCTATTACCACCTGCTCGCCGAGAACGACGAAAGCTATTACGTGGCCTATGTGTCCGAGCAGAACCTCGTCGCGGATTTCTCCGGCGAGCCGGTAAGCCATCCCGATCTCGAGGACCTCTTCGGCGAATTCGGCAATGGCTCCTACCGGCTGCAATTCCAACTGAACTGA
- a CDS encoding LolA family protein, with translation MKQIRILLAAIFTLALALPASAGKVSLNQISSYLNSLTSASADFTQVNSDGSISTGKLFIKRPGRARFQYNNDKTLVLASANRVAVFDPKSNQPPEQYPLVKTPLNLILGRNIDLNRNGMVVGYTTDGPKTIVTAQDPQHPEYGNIQLVFTDGPVELRQWVITNQSGEKTTTILNNLQKGGNFATSMFSIDQALAQRR, from the coding sequence ATGAAACAGATCCGCATCCTGCTCGCCGCGATCTTCACGCTGGCGCTCGCCCTTCCGGCCTCGGCCGGGAAAGTCTCGTTGAATCAGATATCGTCCTATCTGAACTCGCTGACCTCCGCCTCGGCGGATTTCACGCAGGTCAACTCGGACGGGTCGATCTCGACCGGCAAGCTGTTCATCAAGCGGCCCGGTCGGGCGCGCTTTCAGTACAATAACGACAAGACGCTCGTGCTGGCCTCGGCCAACCGGGTCGCGGTGTTCGATCCGAAATCGAACCAGCCGCCGGAGCAATATCCGCTGGTGAAGACGCCGCTGAACCTGATCCTCGGGCGCAATATCGACCTGAATCGCAACGGCATGGTCGTCGGCTACACGACGGACGGGCCGAAGACGATCGTGACCGCACAGGATCCGCAGCATCCTGAATACGGGAATATTCAGCTGGTCTTCACCGACGGGCCGGTCGAGCTGCGCCAATGGGTGATCACCAACCAGTCGGGCGAGAAGACCACGACGATCCTGAACAACCTGCAAAAGGGCGGCAACTTCGCCACGTCGATGTTCTCCATCGATCAGGCATTGGCCCAGCGGCGCTGA
- a CDS encoding amidase gives MEWRLAGAAEQGRAIAAGQLDPVEQTEAYLEAAEASEDIYARLTAQRARDEAMAAHQRAKQGTRRGMLDGVALSWKDLYDTAGVATEAGSRLLAGRVPERDADVLIEATLGGSVCLGKTHMTELAFSGLGVNPMTATPPNIHDPELAPGGSSSGAALSVARGLAAAAIGSDTGGSVRIPAAWNDLVGLKTTHGRITTKGVVPLCRTFDTVGPITRNVEDAAHVLALLERRAAPDLRETSLKGKRLLVLEGLAFEGTREKPVQGFERAVEAFAKAGAVIERRGLPMVRPAMDLSGVLFAPEAYGEWKHEIEAAPEKMFAAILERFRSGRDALASDYAKGWHELAGYRAAYLEATAEYDAVLVPTSPILPPDVRRLLSDKAYFQEENVLALRNTRIGNVLGLCALNLPTGIPSCGISLMAPPMTEDRLLRLGMAAESSLA, from the coding sequence ATGGAATGGCGGTTGGCAGGGGCTGCGGAACAAGGGCGGGCAATTGCCGCCGGTCAGCTCGATCCGGTGGAGCAGACCGAGGCCTATCTGGAGGCGGCTGAAGCCTCAGAGGACATCTATGCGCGTCTCACGGCGCAGCGGGCCCGGGACGAGGCAATGGCTGCGCATCAACGCGCCAAGCAGGGAACCAGACGCGGGATGCTCGACGGGGTCGCGCTGTCTTGGAAGGACCTTTACGACACCGCCGGGGTCGCGACCGAGGCGGGCTCGCGGCTGCTGGCCGGGCGCGTGCCCGAGCGCGATGCGGATGTGCTGATCGAAGCCACGCTGGGCGGCTCGGTCTGTCTGGGCAAGACGCATATGACGGAGCTGGCTTTCTCCGGGTTGGGCGTGAACCCGATGACCGCGACGCCGCCGAATATCCATGATCCCGAACTCGCGCCGGGCGGTTCGTCCTCGGGCGCGGCGCTGTCGGTCGCGCGCGGCTTGGCTGCGGCGGCGATCGGTTCTGATACGGGCGGCTCGGTGCGTATTCCGGCGGCATGGAACGATCTCGTGGGGCTGAAGACGACACATGGGCGGATCACGACGAAAGGCGTCGTGCCGCTGTGCCGGACCTTCGACACGGTCGGGCCGATCACCCGCAATGTCGAGGATGCCGCGCATGTGCTCGCGCTGCTGGAACGCCGCGCCGCGCCGGACCTGCGCGAGACGAGCCTCAAGGGTAAACGGCTTCTGGTGCTCGAAGGGCTGGCCTTCGAAGGCACACGGGAAAAGCCGGTGCAGGGCTTCGAGCGGGCCGTCGAGGCCTTCGCCAAGGCGGGTGCGGTGATCGAGCGGCGGGGCCTGCCGATGGTGCGCCCGGCGATGGACCTTTCCGGTGTTCTCTTCGCCCCCGAAGCCTATGGCGAGTGGAAGCACGAGATCGAAGCCGCGCCCGAGAAGATGTTCGCGGCGATCCTCGAGCGGTTCCGCAGCGGGCGCGACGCGCTGGCCTCGGATTACGCGAAAGGCTGGCACGAGCTGGCGGGCTATCGCGCCGCCTATCTGGAGGCGACCGCGGAATATGACGCCGTTCTGGTGCCGACCTCGCCGATCCTGCCGCCCGATGTGCGCCGCCTTCTGAGCGACAAGGCTTATTTCCAGGAAGAGAACGTGCTCGCGCTGCGCAATACCCGGATCGGCAACGTGCTGGGGCTGTGTGCGCTCAACCTTCCGACGGGCATCCCAAGCTGCGGGATTTCGCTGATGGCGCCGCCGATGACGGAGGATCGGCTGCTGCGTTTGGGGATGGCCGCCGAATCGTCGCTGGCCTGA